The stretch of DNA TTGCCAGCACCGTCAGACACGGCTCATAAGAAATAGCATCGAGCGCGATACAGTCGGCGGCTTCGAGCCTGCAATCGCTGTCGTTCAACAGGGCGAGGGCCTGCGGAACGGGTATCGTCAGCAACAGCGCATTGGCCCGGTACTCGTTTCCGGCTTCGGTTTGCACCAGCCAGCCAGTCGACTCAGCGGCTACCCGAACCACCTTTTCGTTTAGTTCAATGCGTAATCCCTGCGCAAGGTGTTTGGCGATACCGCTCATGCCTCCCGTGCCTACGTAATTCACTGCCTCTTCCGATTGCCAGATTGCTGTTGTATTAGCTGCCCGGAGCGTTTCTATGCACTGCTGAAATTCGGGCGTCTGCGCGGTTATGTACTGTGCGCCGTGGTCGGCGCGTGCGCGGTCGATGCGTCGGGTTGCCATACGACCGCCAACGCCCCGGCCTTTGTCGAGAACGGTAACGTCGTAGCCGAGTTGCGTGAGTTCGCGGGCGGCTGTCAGGCCAGCTATTCCCGCTCCAATGATGAGTACAGACAAGGTAGATTTCGCATTTTTTGGCGTACTTCGTACTGCCACTGAATTGTGACCGCAAAGCTAAAGTTCTTTTGCATTTTATCCGTCGATACCTGCTTCCGTTGCTCATTGCCCTACCCATTGGCTTCGTTTGGCTATACCCCCAGCTCCTGCGGTGTATGCGCGTTGGTGCGTCCGATGCGTTTCAGACGTTGCCGGGCGTACCGGGCGTTTATGTCAGCCGCATGGCTACAGTCCGGCAGCAGACGCAACTCCGCGAACACATCAAAACCGCCCGTGCTCGCATACGTCGGTTCTGGGGCGATCAGCGGGGCCGGGCAGTGCTGATTTATTGCCCGCAACAAGCTGATTACGAACGTTATTGTATAGGGGGCGAAGGAGCCGGGTGTAGCCTCGGCACGCCCTGGGGCGAATCGTTTTTAGTGCTTGGCCCCGAAGGTAACAATGCCGACGTGATGGCCCACGAACTCTGCCACGACGAACTGTTTGCCCGGCTGGGGTGGTGGCGCGTGAAGCAGCAAATTCCAGTCTGGTTCAACGAAGGTCTGGCACTGATGGTCGATTATCGATTTACCGATCCGGCAGTGTGGGAGCAACCGGGTCAATTGCCCCCCGAACACGCCGACAGCGAACTCATGCCGCTTGCTCCTCCTGCCATGCGCCCGCTTACCAGTCTCGAAACTACCCGCGATTTCTTCGGTGGCGACTACGACGATGTTATGCTGGCTTATCAGACAGCCGCCGATGAGGTGTCGCGCTGGCTGCTGGTTGCAGGCCGTTCGGGCGTTCCGGCACTAACGAACGCTGTTGCCAACGGCGAAAACTTCGGTGTCGTATACCGTCGGCTGGAGCGGGACAAGCGTAACCCTGCTCCCGTAAAATAGCGACAGCGGGTTGAGAACGCTGTAACCCGGTTTTCTTTATCGTTCCACTTCGTTGGGCAGATGGGCCAGAATCTCGCTTTTGAGTGCGTAGATAAGCTGGCGTTTCAAGAAGCTGCGGTGCATTACCAGACTCACTTCGCGCACTGGCTGGGGCGTGGCAAACGGGCGCAGTCTGGCCCGGCGCGTTTTGTCCATATCGAGCGTAGCCAGAAACGGAAGCAGCGTAAAGCCATTTTGCCGGTCAATAAGTTTGATCAACGTTTCGAGGGAGCCGGTTTCGTAACGGAGCGGGGTGTTGCTGTTCGGCTGGCGGTCGGCACCACACAGGTCAAGTACCTGATTACGAAAGCAATGCCCTTCGGTGAGCAACCATAAACCATCCGTTTGCAGGTCGGCAGGCGTTACTACCGTTTTCCCGAACAACGGGTGTGAGTCAGCCGCGTAAACAACGAGTTTCTCCCGAAAAAGTGGCAGTTCGGTAATACCGTTTTCGGATAAAGGCGTTACCACCAACCCTACATCAATGAGACCGTTGCGAAGCCGCTCCACAATCTGCTCCGTAACCAACTCCTGAATCTGCACCGAAACCGCCGAATAGTTGACCACAAAATCGCCGATAAAATAGGGCAACAGATACGGGGCCAGCGTTGGAATGATGCCAATGCGCAGATCGCCCTGAAGATCATTTTTCGACTCGCTGACAATTTCGGGAATGCGCCGGGCCGACCGCAGCACCTCCCTCGCCTGAGTCAGAATGGCCTGTCCGGTTTCAGTGGGCACAACGGGTTGTTTCGAGCGGTCAAAAACCAACACACCCAACTCATCTTCTAATTTCTGAATCTGCATACTTAACGTTGGCTGCGTTACGTGGCAGGCTTCGGCAGCGGTGGCAAAATGCCGGTAGGTATCAACGGCAACAATATAATCTAACTGCGACAAGGTCATGCTCATGCCTATGTGTTATCAATAAAATCTATACAAATCTAAGTCCTATAAGTTCTAAACGAAGCGTTGAATCATCTACATTTGCCATTAAAACGCATCGTTCATGAAAACACCTCAACTACTCCTCTTTTTTCTACTGCTCAACATAGTCGTGGTACAGGCGCAGTCCCGCAAAACGACTAACCCGCCCGCACCGGGTTTCGACCTGGCTGGTTCCGACGCTAAAGCCGTTCAGATTGCCGACGACGTGATGGCTGCAATGGGTGGCCGAAAAGCCTGGGACGAAACTCATCTGATTGCCTGGAATTTTTTCGGTTTTCGGAAATTGGTCTGGGACAAATGGTCGGGTAACGTGCGGGTCGATAACCTGCGCGATGATCAGACCGTGCTGTTGAATATCAACAACAATCAGGGCCGCGTATTCAGAAATGGGCAGGAACTGACCGAACCTGATTCGGTAGCCAAATATGTTCGTCAGGGCAAGAATGCCTGGATAAACGACTCGTACTGGTTGGTGATGCCATTTAAACTTAAAGATTCGGGCGTGACGCTGAAATACCTCGGCGAAGAAGCCACCAAGGATAGCCGCCCCGCCGACGTACTGCAACTGACGTTCAAGAATGTTGGGACTACACCCGATAACAAGTACAAAGTCTGGGTCGATAAACAATCGCATTTAGTAACGCAGTGGGCACATTATCCGAAAGCTACCGACGAACAGCCGCGCTTTACGCTTCCGTGGGCTGATTATCAACGCCACGGCCAAATTCTGCTCTCCGGCGAACGGGGCGACCGCGACCTGACCGACATCATGGTATTTACGGGACTGCCCGGCGAAGTCTTCAGCAGTTTCACCCGCACCGACCTGAGCCGCTACCCACAGGCAAAATAAACTTACTACTTCATACCGCTGTTTCCCTGTACATGGAAGCACCTGCTCTGCAACAATTCGCCACCGCCCCCAAAGCTCCCGGCAAAACGGGCGTTCTACTTGTTAATTTAGGTACGCCCGATAGCCCATCGGTGTCCGACGTTCGCAAATACCTGCGCGAGTTTCTGATGGATGGCCGCGTTATCGATATTCCGTTTATTCCGCGTTTTCTGCTCGTCAACGGCATCATTGCCCCGTTCCGGGCACCAAAATCGGCCAAGACGTATAAAGAAGTCTGGACCGAAAACGGGTCGCCCCTGAAGTATTACGGCGAAGTGAACGAGCGGCAGTTACAGCAGGCTCTCGGCCATGCGTATGTAGTTCGGCTGGCGATGCGCTATCAAAGCCCCAGCATTGACGCGGGGCTGAGCGAGTTTCAGCGGCTCGGCCTGACCGACATCATCGTGATTCCGCTCTTTCCTCAATATGCTTCGGCCACCACGGGTTCGGTATATGAGAAGGTGATGGACGTGTTGAAGACCTGGCAGGTAATTCCGCAGGTACGGTTCGTGAATCGGTTTCTTGAACACCCCAAATTTATCGAAGGGTTCGTACAGCTTGGCCGCAAATACATGGCCGACTATGAGTACGACCACTTTCTGTTCAGCTACCACGGCCTGCCCGAACGGCAAATTCGCAAAGGCGACATTACAAAGTCGGTTTGCCAGTTGGGCGAATGCTGTGGCTCATTACGCGCCGACAATCAGCATTGTTACCGGGCGCAGTGCTTTGAAACTACCCGCCGGTTGGTGCGTGAACTGGGCATACCCGAAGGCAAGTACACGACCTGTTTCCAGTCGCGGCTGGGCCGTGACCCCTGGATTCAACCCTATACCGAAGATACAATTCGGAAACTGGCAAAAGACGGTATTAAGAGCGTACTGGCTTTTTCACCCGCTTTCGTAGCCGATTGTCTGGAAACGACAATTGAAGTCGGCGAAGAATACAAAGAGTTGTTTGAAGAACTGGGCGGCCAGCACTGGCAGTTAGTAGAAAGCCTGAACGACAGCCCGTTATGGGTTGAAACGCTGGTCGATTTGGTTAAAACGGCGTAAAAAATACGCCGTTTTAACTACCGGCTTGCAACCAGTTTCGATTTAGGGGTAAAATGCGTCACGGCATTGTTTACGGGCTTCAGTGTACGCAGGTACGCATAAATGGCCCCCAAATCCTGCTCCGACATACCGCCATACATCGCCCACGGCATAATGGTATTGAACTCATTCTGAGCTACTGTCGGGCTAACGTATCTTTCGTGCGTGTGTGCCTTAAAACGGGCAATGAACGCGTCACAAGTCATGTTCAGAATGCCGGTAGCGTGGGGCGTCAGGTTAGCCGACCGCACCGTGCCGGTTGGTATCGGGAACACGCGCCCGCCTGCCATTTCCATACCCGGCAGCGGTTGTCCTTTGTCGTCGGCGGGTGTGTGGCAATCGGTGCAGGAAGCGAACGTAGTCAGGTAGTTGCCATACGCAACCGTATCGGCAGGGTTGGGCCGCTTGCCGAGTGCAGCTTTGGTAGGTATGGTGTTGATAATGAAATTCATCGGGAAGTCAGGTTCAGCCGCCGGTATCTTGTTTGGAATCGGCTTCAGGCTGCGGAGATACGCAATGATGTCGTAAATATCTTCCGGGTCCATCCTGGCGTAACTCTGGTAGGGCATCACCGGAAACAACGCCCGTCCGTCGCGGTTGACGCCTGTGGTAATGGCCCGAAAGATTTCGCCGTCGGTCCAACTGCCGAGACTGGCCGGGGTAATATTGGCTGCGTAGAAGTTTCCCGGAAAGCCCATTTCGCGGACAAACGCTTCGCCCCCTTTACCCTCTGTGCCGGGCACCATTGGCCCCGCCAGTTTTGTGAAATCGCGCGTGGAATGGCAGTCGATACAGGCTGCTACATGATTGGCTAAGTACCGCCCATGTTCAATCTGAGCAGTTGTGGGTTTGATTGCCAGTTTAGGAGCCGGCCCAACGTTTGGCAGGGCCAGTTTCACATAAGACAGGCCCGCAACGACTATAATAACGATGACCCCTACGAGGCCAAGAGCAAGTTTAAGTAATCGCTTTTTCATCCGGTTAAAAGAGGAATTGTGGGAAAGTCGACAATTAACAGCGTAAGGATATGAAGTGGTAGAGAAATTAAGTAAGCGGTATAGACTCTTTATTGACAGGGTATAAAAAAGCCGGACAGGCTTATGCCCATCCGGCTTGTATGCCGTTGTTAATCAGAACATTCAGGCAGCCATGCGATAAGCAGGTTCGTCATCTTGCTGCGGCTGTTCGAGCATCGGTGCAATGATGGTATTCATTCGTTCGCGCACAAAACTTTCCTGTAAATAGGAAGGTAATTTTGCCACCAACTGCCGGTACGCCATCATACCGAGTGACTTTGCAATGTACGCTTCGTGCACGCTGTTTACGTGAGAAACAATATTCACAAGGCTCTGGTGAAACAGCTTCACATCAATCTCTGAGTCGACAAACCGCTCAATCTCGCGGTTGGTCGAGGAGATGCGCAGGCGGCTCAACATGTCGAAATACGTGGTATAGCCAATCTGCTTCGCCAACTGCTTATATTGCTCAACGCTGAATTTCTGTAAAATCTCGCCTGTTTTGGGACTACGCAGGGCCGTTTTCGGATTATTCTGGATAGCATTGCGCAACGCCCTGACGCGCTGATCGCGGGTGGTTTTGAGGAACTGCGCCAGCTCGGCCTGCGCCGATCCCGCCCGCGATGGCAACAACAATTCGCTGCGGCCCGGAACGGCAAATCGCTTCGCCATTGGCAACCGCTGAATACGGTAGCTGTTGATGGGGCCGAGCGCGTAATAGCCAATAGAGGCCGGGTAATAGCCCCGGACAACCATGTTGCCAATGCGCTTACGGATAATTTCTTCGTTACTCACATTCACGCCCTGCACAGCCAGAAACGCCCGTGCGCTAAACAACGCGCTGTAGTATGCCTGCGGAAAGGTCCAGTGCAGCGAGCTTTGCAGATACTGCTCATCGTTGACAACGGGCGTAATCCGTAGGGCGTATTCGGCACTCCAGCTATTCAACAGCAGTTTCTCCAGTGCCCGGCGGGTATCGTCGGTATGGCGTCCATAAAACTGCTGAAACACGGGGAACTTAGCCACATCGAGCAGGTCATTCTGATGCTGAATGTGGTAGTCCATTGCAAAAAAATGGTTCAAAAACACCTGGGCCGGAATCGATCTCCGCCAGTTCTCATCGTGCGGCAGCGCGCCAGTCGGAGCCGTTGCAAGCGGTGCCTGATCGGTCGGGGAATGCATCGAAACGCTGGTTATCTGTGTCATACTTTATTAACGAAAAAGGCGTTTTCAACGTTCAAATTTTATCAACTATTTTCTTATCGTAATACACTGAAATACAGTTGTTTATCTATGATTTTTTAACAACTTTCCAACCCTGTTTTTATACCCTTTCCGAACGAGCCACAGCGTCTTTTTTCAGCCTGAGAATGGCACTATATCGAGGGTTTTTCCGTTAGCATCAAACAATGATTTCAACTCGAAAACAGTTTATTTTTTTCGGCATACTGCTGCTTGTCAGGCCGCTGTTTCATCCTGTTCAGGCACAAACGAACCGCCGGTCGGCAGCGGTTAGCCCAGCGGCTTCTGTTGAAGGAGCGGTACTTGATGCCGTTTCCCAGAAGGGAATCGCCAACGCCACTCTTCAGGCCAAAACAGCAGAGGGAAGTGTGCGCACAAAAACCGTGTCGGCCTACGATGGCACGTTTGCCCTGCGCGGGCTTGACCCCCGAAAACAATACCAGCTTGTTATTAAGGCCAGCGGCTACGAGTCGGTCGAACAGCCATTTACGTTTACCTCGGCTACTGCCGACCGGGTGTACGGCAAAAAAATTCTGCTCCAGCCCAGCAGTAAACCCGTTGCCGGGAAGTCGGCCACATCCACTACGGGGGGTGCTGTTTTTACGGCAAATCAGGCGGTGCCCGAAATCATGGTTAAGGCTACGGCTTCGCCCGGTTCGGGTAGCAATGGCAATCAGCGCGTTACGCCACCGAAAACGTTAGACGCCAAAGTGGTTTTTTCGCCCCCGCTCACGGTGGCTCCTCCCGGCAAAACTACCCAGCTAAAAGCCATTCAGTTCGTGCAGAGCAAAGCCGACCTGCTACCTGATGCCCAGCCTGCGCTGGAGCAACTGCTGGCGTTTATGCGTAGTCGGCCCACCGTTGAGATTTTGCTGGCGGGCCATACCGACAATCAGGGTGATTTTGACGAAAATGTACGGCTTTCGCAGCAGCGCGTCGACGTGGTAAAGGCGTATCTGGTACAGAATGGCATTGCCGCAAACCGAATCGCTACACGCGGCTACGGCCCTACCCGACCCATTGGCAATAACAACAAAGAAGCCACCCGGCAGCAGAACCGGCGCGTTGAACTGGTTATCACAAAGGAATAAGTTGGAGGCAGGCACTTAACATTTAGGCTACAGTTGAGTTTTGAAGGTACTTGTTTATCCACCAAAATCCTCAACGAAAGCTATGAGCGTGCAATCGAATGACGACGAACCCGCTGGGGACGTA from Spirosoma montaniterrae encodes:
- the hemH gene encoding ferrochelatase — encoded protein: MEAPALQQFATAPKAPGKTGVLLVNLGTPDSPSVSDVRKYLREFLMDGRVIDIPFIPRFLLVNGIIAPFRAPKSAKTYKEVWTENGSPLKYYGEVNERQLQQALGHAYVVRLAMRYQSPSIDAGLSEFQRLGLTDIIVIPLFPQYASATTGSVYEKVMDVLKTWQVIPQVRFVNRFLEHPKFIEGFVQLGRKYMADYEYDHFLFSYHGLPERQIRKGDITKSVCQLGECCGSLRADNQHCYRAQCFETTRRLVRELGIPEGKYTTCFQSRLGRDPWIQPYTEDTIRKLAKDGIKSVLAFSPAFVADCLETTIEVGEEYKELFEELGGQHWQLVESLNDSPLWVETLVDLVKTA
- a CDS encoding hydrogen peroxide-inducible genes activator — encoded protein: MTLSQLDYIVAVDTYRHFATAAEACHVTQPTLSMQIQKLEDELGVLVFDRSKQPVVPTETGQAILTQAREVLRSARRIPEIVSESKNDLQGDLRIGIIPTLAPYLLPYFIGDFVVNYSAVSVQIQELVTEQIVERLRNGLIDVGLVVTPLSENGITELPLFREKLVVYAADSHPLFGKTVVTPADLQTDGLWLLTEGHCFRNQVLDLCGADRQPNSNTPLRYETGSLETLIKLIDRQNGFTLLPFLATLDMDKTRRARLRPFATPQPVREVSLVMHRSFLKRQLIYALKSEILAHLPNEVER
- a CDS encoding c-type cytochrome — translated: MKKRLLKLALGLVGVIVIIVVAGLSYVKLALPNVGPAPKLAIKPTTAQIEHGRYLANHVAACIDCHSTRDFTKLAGPMVPGTEGKGGEAFVREMGFPGNFYAANITPASLGSWTDGEIFRAITTGVNRDGRALFPVMPYQSYARMDPEDIYDIIAYLRSLKPIPNKIPAAEPDFPMNFIINTIPTKAALGKRPNPADTVAYGNYLTTFASCTDCHTPADDKGQPLPGMEMAGGRVFPIPTGTVRSANLTPHATGILNMTCDAFIARFKAHTHERYVSPTVAQNEFNTIMPWAMYGGMSEQDLGAIYAYLRTLKPVNNAVTHFTPKSKLVASR
- a CDS encoding NAD(P)/FAD-dependent oxidoreductase yields the protein MSVLIIGAGIAGLTAARELTQLGYDVTVLDKGRGVGGRMATRRIDRARADHGAQYITAQTPEFQQCIETLRAANTTAIWQSEEAVNYVGTGGMSGIAKHLAQGLRIELNEKVVRVAAESTGWLVQTEAGNEYRANALLLTIPVPQALALLNDSDCRLEAADCIALDAISYEPCLTVLATVERSGLIPAPGFWQSPTPDVAWVVDNQQKGISPEQPSVTIHASSSFSRENLDGDLEAAGRQLLTQLQRRIPAETVGVVQVHRWRYSHAERQHPAPFLAASAPFPLLFGGDGFGADSLSDLRSGVERAFVSGRAMAAFIISRVDSARSVSVG
- a CDS encoding OmpA family protein, which gives rise to MISTRKQFIFFGILLLVRPLFHPVQAQTNRRSAAVSPAASVEGAVLDAVSQKGIANATLQAKTAEGSVRTKTVSAYDGTFALRGLDPRKQYQLVIKASGYESVEQPFTFTSATADRVYGKKILLQPSSKPVAGKSATSTTGGAVFTANQAVPEIMVKATASPGSGSNGNQRVTPPKTLDAKVVFSPPLTVAPPGKTTQLKAIQFVQSKADLLPDAQPALEQLLAFMRSRPTVEILLAGHTDNQGDFDENVRLSQQRVDVVKAYLVQNGIAANRIATRGYGPTRPIGNNNKEATRQQNRRVELVITKE